The Pirellulimonas nuda genome includes a region encoding these proteins:
- a CDS encoding sulfatase-like hydrolase/transferase, whose translation MKPAAPGAQRSLLVPLSGARVKAIALAALLVAPAAKLHAADPPAAKPKPNIVFIYADDLGWGDLSCHGNTWLETPVLDRLASEGIDFQQFNVLSPVCSPSRVAAMTGRFPARFGINHVFGTKRGPEMPDWLDGKAPTIPRYLKAAGYRTGHFGKWHMGSGTPTMADYGIDESAVYGGPGPKIDRSGDDIPDQAVRFIEANKDGPFYLNVWLHESHLAHTPSAESLKKWEHLDARRQVYAAVITDCDRKVGMILDALQRCGVEGNTIVAFSSDNGPENTGGPNQKGEPGSWRSYYSLGETGGLRGRKRSLYEGGVRTPFIVRWPGHTPAGVENQATVLTAVDLLPTFCAAAGVTPPAEADGDGENLLEALDGKQVVRTRPLFWRYRSTDLAVRDGDWKLVTTPDGEQSELHNLKSDRAEEVAKDRSDTHPEITQRLTKLVLDWNATLPTKADPASVNPGRGAGRRARAQREAQQPTNTTLPTR comes from the coding sequence ATGAAACCAGCCGCACCCGGTGCGCAGCGATCGCTGCTCGTTCCCTTGAGCGGCGCCCGAGTGAAGGCGATCGCCCTGGCCGCACTGCTCGTCGCGCCGGCGGCCAAGCTGCACGCCGCGGACCCCCCCGCGGCCAAGCCCAAACCCAACATCGTGTTCATCTACGCAGACGACCTTGGCTGGGGCGACCTGTCGTGCCACGGCAACACCTGGCTAGAAACGCCGGTGCTCGACCGCTTGGCCAGCGAGGGGATCGATTTCCAGCAGTTCAACGTGCTTAGCCCCGTCTGTTCGCCCAGCCGCGTGGCGGCCATGACGGGGCGGTTTCCGGCCCGCTTCGGCATCAATCACGTGTTCGGCACGAAGCGGGGGCCGGAGATGCCCGACTGGCTCGACGGCAAAGCGCCCACCATCCCGCGCTACCTCAAAGCGGCGGGCTACCGGACGGGGCACTTCGGCAAGTGGCACATGGGCAGCGGGACGCCGACGATGGCCGACTACGGGATCGACGAGTCGGCGGTGTACGGCGGGCCCGGGCCGAAGATCGACCGCAGCGGCGACGACATCCCCGATCAGGCGGTGCGGTTCATCGAAGCCAACAAGGACGGGCCCTTTTACTTGAACGTGTGGCTGCACGAGAGTCACCTGGCCCACACCCCGTCGGCCGAGTCGCTGAAGAAGTGGGAGCACCTAGACGCACGCCGGCAGGTGTACGCGGCCGTCATCACGGACTGCGACCGCAAGGTGGGGATGATCCTCGATGCGCTGCAGCGCTGCGGCGTCGAAGGCAACACCATTGTCGCGTTCTCCAGCGACAACGGCCCGGAGAACACCGGGGGCCCCAACCAGAAGGGAGAGCCGGGGAGCTGGCGCAGCTACTACAGCCTTGGCGAAACCGGCGGCCTGCGGGGCCGCAAACGCAGCCTCTACGAGGGCGGGGTGCGGACGCCGTTCATCGTACGCTGGCCGGGCCACACCCCGGCCGGGGTAGAGAACCAGGCGACGGTCCTCACGGCCGTCGACCTGCTGCCGACCTTCTGCGCCGCCGCCGGCGTCACGCCGCCGGCCGAGGCCGATGGGGACGGAGAGAACCTGTTGGAGGCCCTCGACGGCAAGCAGGTCGTCCGCACGCGGCCCCTCTTCTGGCGGTACCGATCGACCGATCTGGCGGTGCGCGACGGCGATTGGAAGCTGGTGACGACCCCAGACGGCGAGCAGTCCGAGCTGCACAACCTGAAGTCGGACCGCGCCGAGGAGGTCGCCAAGGACCGATCGGACACGCACCCAGAGATCACGCAGCGGCTGACCAAGCTCGTGCTCGACTGGAACGCCACGCTGCCCACCAAGGCGGACCCTGCCTCCGTCAACCCGGGCCGCGGCGCGGGCCGCAGGGCCAGGGCGCAGCGGGAAGCACAACAGCCAACCAACACCACCCTTCCAACCCGCTAG
- a CDS encoding putative glycoside hydrolase: MKHLHAVALVAVLLAPPGALNAAESSAPSAGGDRLPAFSWDRVPCYVHIRKDTAFTPDEVRYLATFPLITFEKSTGNRDSGSTEAGTLKAARAVKAINPDAKILYYRNVIVHYGGYAANEELNDVSGAFLVGRSGDDKLIRDRLEAYDLTHQALRDWWVAAVDEVCSDPAIDGVFLDGVVKVLEPAFLKGVIGPQKKAAELAGYERLLEETRQALGPQKLMIANVLRARFPDSGLGAMKALDGTYIEGFEGAVGMPKKDYVAKGIDAFQQAARQGYIVAYTCGLGNNLQDADEAPRAAARAGNPVKLGARAKDRFDYQLAIFLICAEEHSYFDLKDSYDAKSSKTWMTHPPEYDRPLGSPKGPAVRDGYTYAREFAHASVRLDIESQTGEIVWKDAKPQ, translated from the coding sequence ATGAAGCACCTCCACGCCGTCGCCCTTGTCGCCGTGCTGCTTGCGCCGCCCGGTGCGCTTAACGCCGCCGAGTCGTCCGCGCCCTCGGCCGGTGGCGACCGGCTGCCGGCCTTCTCCTGGGACCGCGTGCCGTGCTACGTGCACATCCGCAAGGACACCGCGTTCACGCCCGACGAGGTCCGCTACCTCGCGACGTTCCCGCTTATCACCTTTGAGAAGAGCACCGGGAACCGCGATTCCGGCTCAACCGAGGCGGGCACGCTCAAGGCGGCCCGGGCCGTCAAGGCGATCAACCCCGACGCCAAGATCTTGTACTACCGCAACGTGATCGTGCACTACGGCGGCTACGCGGCGAATGAGGAACTGAACGACGTCTCCGGGGCGTTCCTGGTCGGGCGTAGCGGAGACGACAAGCTGATCCGCGACCGACTCGAGGCGTACGACCTCACCCACCAAGCGCTACGCGACTGGTGGGTCGCCGCCGTGGACGAGGTTTGTTCCGACCCGGCCATCGACGGCGTCTTCCTCGACGGCGTGGTCAAGGTGCTGGAGCCCGCCTTCTTGAAGGGGGTGATCGGGCCGCAGAAGAAGGCCGCGGAGCTGGCGGGGTACGAGCGCCTGCTGGAGGAGACGCGGCAGGCGCTGGGGCCGCAGAAGTTGATGATCGCCAACGTGCTCAGGGCCCGCTTCCCAGATTCGGGCCTGGGCGCTATGAAGGCCCTAGACGGCACCTACATCGAGGGCTTCGAGGGCGCCGTGGGGATGCCCAAGAAGGACTACGTGGCCAAGGGGATCGACGCCTTCCAGCAGGCCGCACGGCAGGGGTACATCGTCGCCTACACGTGCGGGCTGGGCAACAACCTGCAAGACGCCGACGAAGCCCCGCGGGCCGCGGCCAGGGCCGGCAACCCAGTGAAGTTGGGCGCGCGCGCTAAGGACCGTTTCGACTACCAGTTGGCGATATTCCTGATCTGTGCGGAGGAGCACAGCTACTTCGACCTGAAAGACAGCTACGACGCGAAATCCAGCAAGACCTGGATGACGCACCCCCCGGAGTACGACCGCCCGTTGGGCTCGCCCAAGGGCCCGGCGGTCCGCGACGGATACACCTACGCCCGGGAGTTCGCGCACGCGTCGGTCCGGCTCGATATCGAGTCTCAGACGGGAGAGATCGTTTGGAAGGACGCCAAGCCCCAATAG
- a CDS encoding right-handed parallel beta-helix repeat-containing protein, producing the protein MRTILLTRRGARTAVVCVLVSAWLSAQRASDGAEVYVSVDGGARADGSMEKPFGSLADAVAGVRALRKGGDTAPATIFLRGGRHQLNQTLVLGVEDGPASDTRADGPPEHGAGPPVAPAYLTIAAYPGEQPVLSAGAQVEGWRRVDPAPPGLPAEAARSVWVANLPDEVQKIATLYDGNGRLKRARGAGFVPTRKGDRSTLYFPAGALKQWDNLTDVELQVRPSRAWVINMLPLASVDAASGVAKTGASATYEIGFLPPYLLRLMEKPASVWVENTLEALDEPGEWVVNTQTRKLYLWPSDPAPDGSPRGVLAPTTSELIRVEGEIDYRGPADKPVHGVAFTGLTFSHADRWAWTSDQGRVGWGMQHDWDMFDRPTALLRLRGAQSCRVSGCRFVHSGGSGLRMDLHAQRNRVEGCEFAHLGEAGVLLAGYGPGAKDVNHHNEVVNNHIHHFSEITWHSPGVWAWQSGHNRIAHNHLHHSGYAAVLVTTRVTPGQSPAGEGGMTVRRDEIEAQVRKRPRDGYASWRAREKYTHSRHNLVEYNEISHCVQRLSDGNAVYVSGAGAGNVVRYNFIHDNASHVFPAAIRCDDDQHETLIYGNVLYRNAGHSAAIASKGVNDIINNFIVEPLARPSSGYISLEWVPVPGSKISRNVIVCCPEGGNAVNDRPRVGDPPDRPKPNMEETDMDANLYFHPADPGWVEEHLARMRRVGNERASRFGDPLFRDPAGGDFSFLPGSPALALGIEPLDVARMGRTDAPPPDQN; encoded by the coding sequence ATGAGAACGATCCTACTCACCCGCCGCGGCGCAAGGACCGCCGTTGTCTGCGTGCTGGTCTCGGCCTGGTTGTCTGCGCAGCGCGCCAGCGACGGGGCGGAGGTCTACGTGTCGGTCGACGGCGGCGCCCGGGCCGACGGCAGTATGGAGAAGCCGTTCGGGTCGCTCGCCGACGCGGTAGCGGGGGTGAGGGCGCTGCGCAAGGGGGGCGACACGGCGCCGGCGACGATCTTCCTCCGCGGGGGGCGCCATCAGCTCAACCAAACCTTGGTCTTGGGCGTGGAGGACGGCCCGGCGTCGGACACGCGGGCCGACGGCCCGCCGGAGCACGGAGCGGGCCCGCCTGTTGCGCCCGCCTACCTGACCATCGCCGCCTACCCGGGCGAGCAGCCGGTGCTCAGCGCGGGGGCGCAGGTTGAGGGGTGGCGTCGGGTGGACCCCGCTCCGCCGGGGCTCCCCGCCGAGGCGGCCCGCAGCGTGTGGGTCGCCAACCTGCCGGACGAGGTGCAGAAGATCGCTACGTTGTACGACGGCAACGGGCGCTTGAAGCGCGCCAGGGGCGCGGGGTTCGTGCCGACGCGCAAGGGCGATCGAAGCACCCTCTACTTCCCTGCGGGGGCACTCAAGCAGTGGGACAACCTGACGGACGTCGAGCTCCAAGTCCGGCCAAGCCGGGCGTGGGTCATCAACATGCTCCCGCTCGCTTCGGTCGACGCCGCGTCCGGCGTCGCGAAGACCGGGGCGTCGGCCACCTATGAGATCGGGTTTCTGCCCCCCTATCTCCTCAGGCTGATGGAGAAGCCCGCATCGGTGTGGGTCGAGAACACGCTGGAGGCGCTGGACGAACCGGGCGAGTGGGTAGTGAACACCCAAACGCGGAAGCTCTACTTGTGGCCCTCCGACCCGGCGCCGGACGGTTCTCCCCGCGGGGTCCTGGCCCCGACTACCAGCGAGCTGATCCGGGTCGAAGGCGAGATCGACTACCGCGGGCCCGCGGACAAGCCGGTGCATGGGGTCGCCTTCACCGGGCTGACCTTCTCGCACGCCGACCGCTGGGCGTGGACCAGCGATCAAGGCCGCGTGGGGTGGGGCATGCAACACGACTGGGACATGTTCGATCGCCCCACGGCGCTGCTACGCCTGCGCGGCGCCCAGTCGTGCCGCGTCTCTGGGTGCCGCTTTGTTCACTCCGGGGGGAGCGGCCTGCGCATGGACCTTCACGCGCAGCGCAACCGGGTTGAGGGCTGCGAGTTTGCTCACCTGGGCGAGGCGGGCGTGCTGCTGGCCGGCTACGGCCCCGGCGCCAAGGACGTCAACCACCACAACGAGGTCGTGAACAACCACATCCACCACTTCAGCGAGATCACCTGGCACTCCCCCGGGGTCTGGGCCTGGCAGAGCGGGCACAACCGGATCGCCCACAACCATCTGCACCACAGCGGCTACGCCGCGGTGCTTGTCACCACACGCGTCACGCCCGGCCAGAGCCCCGCGGGCGAGGGGGGCATGACCGTGCGCCGCGACGAGATCGAGGCCCAAGTCCGCAAACGCCCGCGCGACGGCTACGCGAGCTGGCGGGCGCGGGAAAAGTACACCCACTCCCGGCACAACCTAGTGGAATACAACGAGATCTCGCACTGCGTGCAGCGGCTCTCCGACGGAAACGCCGTGTACGTGTCTGGCGCCGGCGCAGGGAATGTTGTGCGCTACAACTTCATCCACGATAATGCTTCGCACGTCTTCCCGGCCGCGATCCGCTGCGACGACGACCAGCACGAGACGCTCATCTACGGCAACGTCCTCTACCGCAACGCGGGGCATTCGGCCGCGATCGCCTCGAAGGGGGTCAACGACATCATCAACAACTTCATCGTCGAACCCCTGGCGCGCCCCAGTTCGGGTTACATCAGCCTAGAGTGGGTCCCCGTGCCGGGCTCGAAGATCTCGCGCAACGTGATTGTTTGCTGCCCCGAGGGGGGCAACGCGGTGAACGATCGGCCCAGGGTAGGGGACCCGCCGGACCGGCCCAAGCCGAACATGGAAGAAACGGATATGGACGCGAACCTCTACTTCCACCCCGCCGACCCGGGCTGGGTAGAGGAGCACCTGGCCCGGATGCGGCGTGTGGGCAACGAGCGGGCCAGCCGCTTCGGCGATCCCTTGTTCCGCGACCCGGCCGGGGGCGACTTCAGCTTCCTGCCCGGCAGCCCGGCGTTGGCCCTGGGGATCGAGCCGCTGGATGTCGCTCGCATGGGGCGGACAGACGCACCGCCACCAGATCAGAACTAG
- a CDS encoding arylsulfatase: MNHRILPSVAALLLLPLAELYAAAPSTPNIILVMPDDVGYGDYACLGNPIMQTPSVDAFAKQSLLFTQFHVSPTCAPTRAALMSGRHEFKNGVTHTILERERMALKSFTLPQMLKAAGYTSGIFGKWHLGDEDAYRPESRGFDEVYIHGGGGIGQTFPGSCGDAPGNTNINPALWHNGKWEKTTGYCTDLFFTQALRWMDQQREAGRPFFAYIPLNAAHGPHVVPEEYYQHYVGKPGVSEETAKFFGMIENIDTNFGVLLEKLDEWKIADNTLVIYLATDNGGTAGRSIFNAGMKGGKGTVYQGGTRAPCFVRWPAGSVPAGAECAALTAHIDLFPTLAQIAGVTLSPEVQQQVEGRSMLPLMKDPKADWADRTLVHHVGRWAHGRAAESKFSNSAIQNSRFTLVNNKELYDLQSDPGETTNVIADHPEAVAELRAAYDQWWQDVQPLLVNEDVVAPKMNPLKELYWELFGGGPDEAMRRRMDPTLTAAGGNNGARDRAANRRARQAAREDAANE, encoded by the coding sequence ATGAATCACCGAATCCTCCCGTCCGTCGCTGCACTGCTGCTCCTGCCACTCGCAGAGCTGTACGCGGCGGCGCCCTCGACGCCCAACATCATCCTCGTCATGCCCGACGACGTGGGCTACGGCGACTACGCCTGCCTGGGCAACCCAATCATGCAGACGCCGTCGGTGGACGCGTTCGCAAAGCAGAGCCTGTTGTTCACACAGTTCCACGTCAGCCCCACCTGCGCGCCGACCCGTGCGGCCCTGATGAGCGGGCGACACGAGTTCAAGAACGGCGTCACGCACACGATCCTCGAACGCGAGCGGATGGCGCTCAAGTCGTTCACGCTGCCGCAGATGCTCAAAGCCGCGGGCTACACCTCGGGCATCTTCGGCAAGTGGCACCTCGGCGACGAAGATGCGTACCGCCCGGAGAGCCGCGGCTTCGACGAGGTGTACATCCACGGCGGCGGGGGCATCGGTCAAACCTTCCCGGGCTCGTGCGGCGACGCGCCCGGCAACACCAACATCAATCCCGCGTTGTGGCACAACGGCAAATGGGAGAAGACCACCGGCTACTGCACGGACTTGTTCTTCACCCAGGCGCTGCGTTGGATGGACCAGCAACGCGAGGCGGGGCGGCCGTTCTTTGCCTACATCCCCCTCAACGCCGCGCACGGCCCGCACGTGGTGCCGGAGGAGTACTACCAGCACTACGTGGGCAAGCCGGGCGTGAGCGAGGAGACCGCCAAGTTCTTTGGCATGATCGAGAACATCGACACCAATTTCGGCGTGCTGCTGGAGAAGCTTGACGAGTGGAAGATCGCGGACAACACGCTGGTGATCTACCTCGCCACCGACAACGGCGGCACCGCCGGCCGCAGCATCTTCAACGCCGGCATGAAGGGGGGCAAAGGCACGGTCTACCAGGGGGGGACACGGGCGCCCTGCTTCGTCCGCTGGCCCGCCGGGTCGGTCCCCGCCGGGGCCGAGTGCGCGGCGCTCACCGCCCACATCGACCTCTTCCCAACGCTCGCCCAGATCGCCGGCGTCACGCTCTCCCCCGAGGTGCAGCAGCAGGTCGAGGGCCGCAGCATGCTGCCGTTGATGAAGGACCCGAAAGCCGATTGGGCCGATCGTACGCTCGTTCACCACGTGGGACGCTGGGCCCACGGCCGGGCGGCGGAGTCCAAGTTCTCCAACAGCGCGATCCAAAACTCTCGGTTCACGCTGGTCAACAACAAAGAGCTGTACGACCTGCAGAGCGATCCGGGCGAAACGACCAACGTCATCGCCGACCACCCGGAAGCGGTCGCCGAGCTCCGCGCGGCGTACGACCAGTGGTGGCAGGACGTGCAACCGCTGCTGGTGAACGAAGACGTCGTCGCCCCGAAGATGAACCCGCTGAAGGAGCTCTACTGGGAGCTGTTCGGCGGCGGACCGGATGAAGCGATGCGGCGAAGGATGGACCCCACGCTGACCGCCGCCGGCGGCAACAACGGCGCCCGCGACCGAGCGGCCAACCGGCGGGCCCGTCAAGCAGCAAGGGAGGACGCAGCGAACGAGTAA
- a CDS encoding dienelactone hydrolase family protein — MATTSFCTPRVAPLLLLLAATTCLSTRADDDTQPERRGAWSASPALAQKLARPGVNYDESRVPAYVLPDPLRFSNNRPVDNGEAWTSRRRGELLGLFRDNVYGRRPGTGYSVAFSQTDERDAFDGAATARAVQATISIGDRTFSFPFVVFVPKGAGAPAPAVVLINNRARVSIDEATRAPGDAGEPFWPVRALLDRGYAAAAFYTSDVDPDRKDGYADGIRGFFADGRPPDDQAWGALSAWGWGASRVLDYLDTLPEVDGTRVAVAGHSRGGKAALWGACEDPRFAAAYSNNSGCGGAALSRRAYGETVGTITKALPYWFCKAFSRYAGREDGLPVDQHEVIALIAPRGVYVTSADADLWADPKGEYAAVVAAAPVFELLGEHAITTPEMPPLNAPRVAGRTGYHIRDGGHGLEHKDWEWFLDFADPVLKRP; from the coding sequence ATGGCGACCACCTCCTTCTGCACGCCGCGCGTCGCGCCGCTGCTGTTGCTGCTTGCCGCGACCACCTGCTTGTCGACCCGCGCCGACGACGACACACAGCCAGAGCGGCGCGGGGCCTGGTCCGCCAGCCCCGCGCTGGCCCAGAAGCTGGCGCGTCCTGGGGTGAACTACGACGAGTCGCGCGTGCCGGCGTACGTGCTGCCCGACCCGCTGCGGTTCAGCAACAACCGCCCCGTCGACAACGGGGAGGCCTGGACCTCCCGGCGCCGGGGGGAGCTGCTCGGGCTGTTTCGAGACAACGTGTACGGGCGCCGTCCGGGGACGGGGTACTCGGTCGCCTTCTCGCAAACCGACGAGCGCGACGCGTTCGACGGCGCCGCCACGGCGCGCGCGGTGCAGGCGACGATCTCCATCGGCGACCGGACTTTCTCATTCCCGTTCGTCGTGTTTGTCCCCAAGGGGGCGGGGGCGCCCGCTCCCGCGGTCGTGCTGATCAACAACCGCGCGCGGGTCTCGATCGACGAGGCCACCCGCGCCCCGGGCGACGCCGGCGAGCCGTTCTGGCCGGTGCGGGCGCTGCTAGACCGGGGGTACGCCGCGGCCGCGTTCTACACGTCCGACGTCGACCCGGACCGCAAGGATGGGTACGCCGATGGTATCCGCGGGTTCTTCGCCGACGGGCGCCCGCCGGACGACCAGGCGTGGGGGGCGCTCTCTGCGTGGGGCTGGGGCGCCAGCCGCGTGCTCGACTACCTCGACACGCTCCCGGAGGTCGATGGGACGCGGGTCGCGGTGGCGGGGCACTCGCGCGGCGGGAAGGCCGCGTTGTGGGGGGCCTGCGAAGACCCGCGCTTCGCCGCGGCGTACAGCAACAACTCCGGTTGCGGCGGGGCGGCGTTGTCGCGGCGCGCCTACGGGGAGACGGTCGGCACGATCACCAAGGCGCTGCCCTACTGGTTCTGCAAGGCGTTCTCGCGGTACGCGGGGCGCGAGGACGGGCTGCCGGTCGATCAGCACGAAGTGATCGCCCTGATCGCACCGCGCGGCGTGTACGTCACCAGCGCCGACGCGGACCTGTGGGCCGACCCGAAAGGCGAGTACGCCGCCGTCGTAGCGGCGGCGCCCGTGTTCGAGCTGCTGGGCGAACACGCCATCACCACCCCGGAGATGCCCCCGCTGAACGCCCCCCGCGTGGCGGGCCGCACCGGCTACCACATCCGCGATGGCGGCCACGGGCTGGAGCACAAAGACTGGGAGTGGTTCCTGGACTTTGCCGACCCGGTGCTGAAGCGGCCGTAA
- a CDS encoding TlpA disulfide reductase family protein, translating to MRTALFRNLLAFFLIATAGGARLAEAADAGAAPEGNASAEPGPSKPLTIGSPAPGIDIEHWLTNGNGRFEPVTKLEPGHVYVVEFWATWCGPCVASMPHLAELQRRYADRGVTIISITGEPLEKVEPSLERPFRKPASKQAEAAEAETGQPAGPTTYAELTSAYCLTSDPDSSVANDYLYAAGQELIPCAFIVGKDARVEWIGIPSEMDEPLEAVVTDAWDRDAFKRLFDAKRAFEAGIVQVRRLAGQGKGDEAIALLESLIENAPEEDMARSAEGLRGGIVMTDFSATARVDRAAAAKRFTDYAASEHYSPSLLVGFVRVSTPHVRPGVAGGQELAAVLAERVEPLLETGKAPRGLDAVYAMLLAEKGEHDRAITMLQEAVAAAGNTPMKALLQRRLDELTKAKEEAEAAAAPSS from the coding sequence ATGCGCACTGCTTTGTTTCGCAACCTGCTCGCTTTCTTTCTGATCGCCACGGCGGGGGGCGCCCGGCTTGCTGAAGCCGCAGACGCCGGCGCGGCGCCTGAGGGCAACGCCTCGGCCGAGCCGGGCCCGTCAAAGCCCCTGACCATCGGCTCTCCGGCGCCGGGGATCGACATCGAGCACTGGCTGACCAACGGCAACGGCCGGTTTGAGCCCGTTACGAAGCTCGAGCCGGGCCACGTGTATGTCGTCGAGTTCTGGGCCACGTGGTGCGGGCCGTGCGTCGCCAGCATGCCGCACCTGGCAGAGCTGCAGCGGCGCTACGCCGATCGCGGGGTGACGATCATCAGCATCACCGGCGAGCCGCTTGAGAAGGTTGAACCCTCCCTTGAGCGGCCCTTCAGGAAGCCGGCATCCAAGCAGGCCGAGGCCGCAGAAGCAGAGACGGGCCAGCCCGCCGGGCCCACGACGTACGCCGAGCTAACGAGCGCCTACTGCCTCACCAGCGACCCCGACAGCTCGGTAGCCAACGACTACCTCTACGCCGCGGGGCAGGAGCTCATCCCGTGCGCCTTCATCGTCGGCAAGGACGCGCGGGTCGAGTGGATCGGCATCCCCAGCGAAATGGACGAACCGCTCGAGGCGGTCGTCACGGACGCCTGGGACCGCGACGCCTTCAAGCGGCTGTTCGACGCGAAGCGCGCATTCGAGGCCGGGATCGTGCAGGTGCGCCGGCTCGCGGGCCAGGGGAAAGGGGACGAGGCGATCGCGCTGCTGGAGAGCCTGATCGAGAACGCCCCGGAGGAAGACATGGCGCGCAGCGCGGAGGGCCTGCGTGGCGGGATCGTGATGACCGACTTCAGCGCGACCGCGCGGGTCGATCGAGCCGCCGCGGCCAAGAGGTTCACCGACTACGCAGCGTCCGAGCACTACTCCCCGAGCCTCCTGGTCGGCTTTGTGCGGGTCAGCACACCGCACGTCCGCCCGGGCGTTGCCGGCGGGCAGGAGCTCGCCGCGGTGCTGGCAGAGCGGGTCGAGCCGCTCCTCGAAACGGGGAAGGCCCCCCGCGGTCTGGACGCAGTGTACGCGATGCTGCTCGCCGAGAAGGGAGAGCACGATCGCGCGATCACGATGTTGCAGGAGGCCGTCGCGGCCGCCGGCAACACACCCATGAAAGCGCTCCTCCAGCGCCGGCTGGATGAGCTGACCAAGGCCAAGGAGGAAGCCGAGGCCGCGGCGGCCCCGTCGTCCTGA